One part of the Mytilus trossulus isolate FHL-02 chromosome 11, PNRI_Mtr1.1.1.hap1, whole genome shotgun sequence genome encodes these proteins:
- the LOC134691451 gene encoding neuropeptide Y receptor type 4-like, whose product MEVNTTRGFLTTSSYQLNTTDSTNLVELDLQNFLNNDIPVTSILSVLSLLGVIGNLHAIVIFRRYPVSPVTILILWMVVVDFVTCFVCIPLELVQIRFKYTYPSNVLCKFTRFLTNYTSFTAGVLLIIISVERRQKICAPFQWQLSLERAKILGIIVIIVCAFMSIPSIFLYGFSEQGVNYEKTFDKGCTFLKGKQTSMPTTYAILVLVICLFGFITCAVAYIQIVNVIRKQLRAEKNRTTQYLDGMSNNEEPSSPGPRTRSESLTPEAWDQFTSTIQRRKTRQKRYKDSRTMTIMLLIATGVSFAGFILHVSAVILRITIKPYALEGVRSIYSVLVRGYYLHSSVHPIIYFIVDQRFRTECKKFYRSIVMSCSAGKE is encoded by the coding sequence ATGGAGGTCAACACTACTCGAGGCTTTTTAACAACCAGCTCATATCAACTAAATACAACAGACAGTACCAATCTCGTGGAACTAGATCTCCAGAATTTCTTAAACAACGACATTCCAGTAACGTCTATTCTAAGTGTTCTTTCGTTACTTGGAGTTATCGGGAATCTCCATGCTATTGTCATATTTCGTAGGTACCCAGTATCTCCTGTTACAATTCTAATACTATGGATGGTTGTAGTTGATTTCGTCACGTGTTTCGTCTGTATTCCTCTAGAACTGGTGCAGATACGCTTCAAATACACATATCCATCAAATGTGTTATGCAAATTTACTCGTTTTCTTACTAATTATACGAGTTTTACAGCTGGTGTCTTACTAATAATAATATCAGTTGAACGACGACAAAAAATATGCGCGCCATTCCAGTGGCAGTTATCCCTTGAAAGAGCGAAAATATTAGGAATAATTGTTATTATCGTATGTGCTTTTATGTCTATACCGTCAATCTTTTTATATGGCTTTTCAGAACAAGGTGTGAATTATGAAAAAACGTTTGATAAAGGTTGTACATTTCTTAAAGGAAAGCAAACATCGATGCCAACAACCTACGCCATATTGGTTTTGGTCATCTGCTTATTTGGATTCATCACATGCGCTGTCGCTTATATTCAGATTGTCAATGTAATACGAAAACAACTTCGGGCAGAAAAGAACAGAACGACACAGTATTTAGACGGAATGTCTAACAATGAAGAACCATCATCCCCTGGGCCAAGGACCAGATCAGAGAGCCTTACTCCAGAAGCTTGGGACCAATTCACTTCCACAATACAAAGAAGAAAGACGCGACAAAAGCGCTACAAAGACTCGAGAACTATGACTATTATGCTATTGATAGCAACCGGTGTGTCTTTCGCTGGTTTCATTCTACATGTCTCTGCTGTTATCCTACGAATAACAATAAAACCTTACGCATTAGAAGGCGTCCGGTCAATATATTCTGTTTTAGTTAGAGGCTATTATTTACATAGTTCTGTTCATCCAATTATTTACTTCATTGTGGACCAACGATTTAGGACTGAATGTAAAAAGTTTTATAGAAGTATTGTAATGTCATGTTCTGCTGGTAAAGagtaa